ACGCGCTGCGGTGGCAGGTGGCCGAGCGGCTCGGCGACTCTGGCGGGGTGCTGGTGGTCGACGACACCGGGTTTGAGAAGAAGGGCCGACGCAGCGCGGGGGTGCAGCGCCAGTACACCGGCACCGCAGGAAAGATCACCAACTGCCAGATCGGGGTGTTCTGCTCGTATGCCAACCCCGACCGGCAGCGGGTCCTCATCGACCGGGAGCTGTATCTGCCCGAGTCCTGGTTCGCCGACCCAGGCCGGCTGGTCGACGCGGGCGTCCCCGAGCACACGCGGTTTGCGACCAAGCCGGAGCTGGCCTGGAAGATGATCGAACGCGCCGCTGATGATCCGCTGCTGGTGTTCGGGTGGGTGACCGGTGATGAGGCCTACGGCGACAACACCGCGCTGCGCCAACGCTGCGCCGGCCGCGGCGTGAACTACGTGTTCGCGGTGTCCTGCGACCATCCGCTCGTGCTCGGCGGTGCCCGCACCAGGGCCGACGCCGCGTTCGCCGACCTGGGCCAGGCGGCGTGGCAGCGGGTCTCGTGCGGGGACGGGGCCAAGGGCCGCCGCTGGTACGACTGGGCGTGGATCGGTCTGGACGAGCACGAAGGCCAGCACCAGTGGATGCTGGCCCGCCGGTCGATCAGCGACCCCACCGACCTGGCCTTCTACCGGTGCGCAGCGAACCGGCCGGTCGGCCTGCCCGAGCTGGTGCGGGTGGCCGGATCCCGCTGGAGCGTTGAGGAATGTTTCCAAGCGACCAAGAACGAGGTCGGCCTGGACCACTACCAGGTCCGCAAGCACACCGCCTGGTACCGGCACATCACCTTGGCCATGGTCGCCCACGCCCACCTGGCCTTCCTGGCCGCCGGGCCACCTCCCGACCCAGGCACTGACACCGACGATGGCGAGGCCGACGACCTCGCCACACAGGGGGCCCGCCCACCAGGGACGATCGCATTCCAACAGCGCGGACGGGGACGAACCCGACACGCTGGTCCCGCTCACCGTCAACGAGATCCGCCGCCTGCACGCCCACCTTCGCCAGCCCCGGCACCCACCCCGACACCGAATCCGCTGGTCACACTGGCGACGCCGCCACCAAGCCCGCGCCCGCCGCAGCCACTACCAACGACAACGACGCCACATCGATCACTAAATGCGGCTGGAGTACTAGCCTGGTGAACGTCGACCAGAGAGGACGGCCGGTGTCTCCCCAACCGATCCTGCTGCAAGTCGTGATCCGCCAGCACCGCCTACAGCGGTACGGCATGTTCCAGGCCGCCTACAACGAGGCCGCCAAGAAGATCTCGCCCGAGCTGGCGGGCACCGCACCGAGCCGCGCCCAACTCCACCGCTGGACGTCCGGGGAACTGAAACGCCTTCCCTACACAGATCACTGCCGGGTCCTGGAGGCGATGTTCCCCGAGTGGACGGCCGACGAGCTGTTCGCCCCATGCCCGCCCCACGTCCTGGCCGACGAGCCCGCCGCCCACACCCGCAGCACCGAGCGCGCCGACCTTGAATCGACCGCCGACCGAGTAGGCCCCAACCCCTACGCCGACGTCACCGCCGTATTCGCCACCCGCGCCGAGTTCTCATTCGCGCACCCTCCGCACGCCCTACTCGACGGCGCGAGCAGCATCCGGGCCGCCGGCCTTTCCCTCAACATGCTGTGTCAGCAGTACCCCGACCAGCGTCTGTACCGGCTCATCGAAGACGGCACCACCCTGCAAGCCCTGTTCCTGGACCCCGAAGGCGAGGCCATCCGAGCGCGCGAACAGGAAGAGGGCTACACAGACAACCACCTGACGACCCTCACACGCCTGAACATCGAAGTCCTGACTCGCCTCCGCAAGCGCCTATCGCCCGAGGCCCAAGACCGGCTGTCCGTCGCCGTCTACGACGAGACGATTCGCTTCAACATCACGCTCATCAACGACAAGCTATGCGTGATGCAGCCCTACCTACCGAATGCCCGCGGAGTCGACTCGCCCACGTTCCTCGCCGAGCGCACCACGACCGGCACCGGCCTGTACGGGACCTTCGAAGAGATCTTCAACTCGCTATGGGAACGAGGCCGAACCATATGACCGACGCACCCGCCGCACTCCTACCCGTCGCCCTCCGAGCAGCGGAGATAGCAAGCGACCTAGTGCACACACGCGTCCCCGGCCTACTCACCGCCAAAGGTGACCGCGACATGGCCAGCGAAGTCGACTACGCCGTAGAACGCGCCGTCCGCGACTACCTCAAAGAAAGAACCCCCGACATCGCCATACTCGGTGAAGAGGAAGGCATCACCGGAGACACCGCCGGCGAACTCATGTGGGCCATTGACCCAGTGGACGGCACCGCCAACTTCGTACGCAACATCCCGCTCTGCGGATTCTCACTCGGCCTGATCGAACGAGGCCGCCCCGTGGTGGGCGTCATCGACCTACCGTTCCTAGGCACCCGCTACCACGCAGCCCAGCACACCGGCGCATACCTCGGAGACCGCCGCATACAAGCCAGCATGACCACCGACCTCAAAGACGCAATCGTCGCCATAGGTGACTACGCCGTAGGCGAGGGAGCCGAAGCCAAGAACCGCCAACGCATAGCCCTCACCGAACGCCTAGCCGCCAACGTCCAACGAGTCCGCATGCTCGGCTCAGCCGCCATAGATCTCGCCTGGGTAGCCGAAGGCAAGCTAGACGCCAGCATCACACTCTCAAACAAGCCCTGGGACACAGCAGCAGGCGTTATTATCGCCCGCGAAGCCGGAGCCAAGGTCACCGACCAAGACGGCACCGACCACACCGCTATATCGACCGCAACTGTTGCTGCCAATTCCACGATCGCTGTTGAGCTTGCGTCGATACTTAAAACTGTCGTCGCGGCAAGCCAAGGCCAGAGTTGAAATCTTGATCCCAATCAACGGCCGCGGAAGTCACTGTCGCTAAAACTTGTAGAAAGGATGTCGTTGTGCGAGTGCTTTCCCTGGACTGCTGGTGGAACGAATCGAGCGTCGACTACTATGCGTTTCGGGATCCTGTATCAGTTTTTGACTATGATGTAGTCATATGGGATCCGATGAACACTCCAGGCACCTATGGGGTAGAGCCATTTCGTGAAACATTTCAGGGTGTGCGGCAAATATCAGAGGACGAGTCCCCACGATTTATGAGCGATCTGTCACGCCGCAAACAAGAGTTCCTGCAGTTCGTTGAAATGGGGCGCGCCTTGGTAGTCTTCATGGCTCCTAATGTGATCGTCAGTGTACACACCGGTGAACGCGAAACTTCGGGGACGGGGAAAAATCGACACGTAACGAAAATTGTTGAGAGTGTTGACCTGCTAAGTGCCCTTCCAGTCGAAGGCGAGTTTTTCCCTGGCGTGGGATACGAAATTGCGGCCAGAGACAACGAATTTGGTCGGCTACTCAGCAAATACTCGGAACGATGGTGCTATCGAGCCATTCTAGAGAAATATCCGGGGCGGCCCCTTGCAGTCGTGAAAGGGACCGACAAAGTAGTGTCGGCTGTGACGCACAACGATCGCGATGGCATGGTCCTGATGCTGCCGGACTTTGTCGATCCTGAGGTTGAGGACGTAGACGCAGAGGAGGAAAATGCTGATGGCGGATCACAAGTAGATGAAGATATTGAAGATCTGCTTCGATGGATCAAGGACCTTCATTCCCCATCCGAAGAATTGCCCAGGTGGGTAGAAAATTTCTCCTTCGTCGAGGATCTTCTGAGGGCCGAAGAGATTAGGCAACTAGAGAAGCGGCGTCAGCAACTTTTGCTTGAGATCGATAAAAAGAAGCTCGAACAAGCCGAGTCCGATGACTGGAAGTTGCTATTCACGGCGCAGGGGGCAACCTTGGAGCATCAGGTTGCGCTTGCTTTTGAAGTCTTGGGGTTCGAGGTTGAGCGCGGGGAAAAGGGGCGCACAGATCTTCGTAT
The sequence above is drawn from the Actinomadura hallensis genome and encodes:
- a CDS encoding DUF5919 domain-containing protein, with the translated sequence MNVDQRGRPVSPQPILLQVVIRQHRLQRYGMFQAAYNEAAKKISPELAGTAPSRAQLHRWTSGELKRLPYTDHCRVLEAMFPEWTADELFAPCPPHVLADEPAAHTRSTERADLESTADRVGPNPYADVTAVFATRAEFSFAHPPHALLDGASSIRAAGLSLNMLCQQYPDQRLYRLIEDGTTLQALFLDPEGEAIRAREQEEGYTDNHLTTLTRLNIEVLTRLRKRLSPEAQDRLSVAVYDETIRFNITLINDKLCVMQPYLPNARGVDSPTFLAERTTTGTGLYGTFEEIFNSLWERGRTI
- a CDS encoding inositol monophosphatase family protein; this encodes MTDAPAALLPVALRAAEIASDLVHTRVPGLLTAKGDRDMASEVDYAVERAVRDYLKERTPDIAILGEEEGITGDTAGELMWAIDPVDGTANFVRNIPLCGFSLGLIERGRPVVGVIDLPFLGTRYHAAQHTGAYLGDRRIQASMTTDLKDAIVAIGDYAVGEGAEAKNRQRIALTERLAANVQRVRMLGSAAIDLAWVAEGKLDASITLSNKPWDTAAGVIIAREAGAKVTDQDGTDHTAISTATVAANSTIAVELASILKTVVAASQGQS